A genome region from Scylla paramamosain isolate STU-SP2022 unplaced genomic scaffold, ASM3559412v1 Contig107, whole genome shotgun sequence includes the following:
- the LOC135099147 gene encoding E3 ubiquitin-protein ligase NEDD4-like has product MNSRLHPMSRRESPILFCEYPFLFDPQAKMLLLRCDATRQGECFPDHPVIRTFWEVFHKLSLEQKKLFLKFLTGTDRVPILGLKALKLMIQSTADDSFLPVAHTCITQTVERLRVLRPSHQGDGYPGREVNSTPLEGLVPNPPANNINISP; this is encoded by the exons ATGAACAGCAGGCTTCACCCGATGTccaggagggag AGTCCAATCCTGTTCTGTGAGTATCCATTCTTGTTCGACCCTCAGGCCAAGATGCTGCTGCTCAGGTGTGATGCCACTCGGCAG GGCGAATGTTTCCCAGACCACCCGGTCATACGCACGTTCTGGGAAGTATTTCACAAACTCTCCCTGGAGCAGAAGAAGTTGTTTTTGAAGTTCCTGACGGGCACTGACAGGGTTCCTATTCTGGGCCTGaag gcactcAAGTTGATGATCCAAAGCACAGCAGACGACAGCTTCCTTCCGGTCGCACACACCTGCATCAcccagactgtggaacgtcttcgcgtcctccgtccctcacatcagggggatggatacccaggacgtgaagttaacagcacaccactggaggggctcgttcccaaccctcctgctaacaatattaacataagtccataa